From the Hevea brasiliensis isolate MT/VB/25A 57/8 chromosome 13, ASM3005281v1, whole genome shotgun sequence genome, the window GGATTTCCTCTGTGTTCGGATGCTTGAGCTTCATCAAAGCGTTCACCAGCCAATTGATCAGGCACCTTGCCCTGTTACTGATCTGTGTAAGTCCCAATAAATCAACCTGATCCAATCCCCTGCATTCAACCTCCATGGTCCCATTTTTGCGGGGTTTTGCAGTTTCTTGTTGGATTACTTTAGCAGGTTTTACTAATTCAACAATTTCTGAAGTTTCTGGTTCTTTTTGTCTTGCAGCTATTCCTATGGTTTGAGACTTGGAGGCTGGAGATTCTGACACTTCATGTTCTGCAGCTGTTCCCGCAGTTTCAGTCTCAGAGGTTTCTGATGCTTTCTGCTTTCCAGTTTTTACTGCAGTTTGGGACTCGGAGGTTTCTCCTTGTTCCAATTTTTCCGAGCACGTCTTTGGGCTGGACATTGGACCTGAAAAAGAGTTTGATGAATCTAATTCATCTTCTTCTAAAACACATTTTGACATCTGTTCAAGTTCTGCATCAGTACCAGAAGATTCATCTAGGAACCAGAACAGCTTCTTTGCTGGGACGAGACTTATCATTCCAGTAGTAGTGGAATCTTCCAAGAGTGGTGCGGTAGATTTTTTGACAAAGAGGCATCCAAATCCAGATGGGTTTTCCCCAAAAATCTTGTAGAAGGAACAAATGAGGAAGTCTGGGCGAATGAGGGAGAGGCCAAAGCTATCCATGTCCTTTGGTCCCAATGCACAAGCATCAATCAAGATATGCCAGTCATTCTCCTGAGCTATGCTCATCCACAGATAAGGATATCTGGCTCCAGTCACTCTAGAATGAAGTGGAAAGACAAAtagtcctctcttcttcttcttttttcttttcctcaTAATCATCTTCCTTAATTTTGGTGAATGAATCCTCAGCCTAGGCCATGAGAACTCCGCTGACATGACTTTGGCTCCTTTCTTCTGAGAACAGTTAATCATGGTCTCTATTGCTTCACTCTCGTAGTCATAAACAGTCAGAAGCTTCTGACTAGAATGGAAAGGGTAAGATTCTGCTACAAGTTTGAAAGCTGATGTTCTGTTTGCTGTGAAAACCATACAATAATCATTTTCAGATATATTCAGAAAACTCATGATCCGCTTCTTTATTGCAGATTCTATTTCTGATTCTTGGCCGCCATGAAGTAGCTGTGTCTTCAGATTTCCAGTCTTGTAGGACACACTGAAGAAAGGAAAATGTGAATTTGGAGGAGGTGAATGATGGGAAGAAGAGACAATTTGTTTTCTGGAGTCATGTTTTTGTAGCTGGAAATAGGAGAAGAGACCGATGCCAATATAATCAAGGCAGGTATGGTGGGAAAGTGAGAGATGATAGTATTCCTGTTCTCGAATTTTGTCAACTTGATGGGTTTCGATATATTGTGGGTAAGCTTTGGAGAATTCTGCAAATGATTCTTGCAAAGATGGGAGAGACTCAGGATTTGTGAATTGGGTGTTTGGGAAGATACAGGAAGTAGCAGTCGCAGCAAAGTTCCGGCGACATGTTGCTGCTGTGCTTCTGGTCTTGCCCATTTTTTTCTGTGGCTCAGGAAAGCCGAGTAGAGGGTTTGGGCAGCAGCCATTGAGGCATTCTTGATAGGCTTCTTTTGGGCAAGGTGACTgcattttttccatttttttgcTCTCTCCTCAAAAATGTTGATGTTTAACGTTGGTTTCTGCTCTTTTTTTGCCTTCTTGGTGTGTTTTCTTTGTGAGAAGCATTTATCATTATTATATCATCTCTTTGCAGTACGGTGGAGGTTTTACTTTGTTTTAAACGTGATGGGGACAGTGTGCCTCCCAGGCTCCACAAGGACACGTTGAACAGGTCAGAGCTATAAAATTGATTATCATATGTGTTGTATGTTTCACCAAGTAAACCTTCTTATATGATGTGGTTAATTATTAATTAGCTGAACGCCTACTTCTTTGGCAAAACTGCTGATAATTTACCTGATGGAATTAACTTAATCAACACATCTAAAGCTAATTCTAAGTGGAGAGTATGTCAATAACGCCTGCTCTTTTCCTATACGAGGGAAAAAAAAAGTATCAAAAGTACTAATTCGTCATTGGCGAAGTAATATGAACGAGAAACTGGCGTTGGAGCTAATTATTTTGCTATTGGAAAGTTACTTCTACTCTTTGCTTTTTGGAAGAAGGATACGCGTTTCAAAATTAAAGCGGTAAATAAGCTGAATTGCTTGTGATCTACTCAAGATTTAAAGTTATAAAAATTTGATttggtttaatttgtttgtatgtgtaacacccctaatttttaaatttattattttgggtaaatattgatattttattttatttgaaattttaggaaattatttgaaatttttcagattttagaaatcgggttcgattttttgaaaatataaactttgatgatttttaaaaattaatttaaagaccacgtgataaaattaaaattatatttgcaGTCTAAacttttctgagttttttagaatttttttggaTTTTTTGACCTTGTTTTCGATcctaaggcagagtaaaaaaattcaaaattttgtatcataaatcgaaccgatcgaatcgaactggaccggatcggaccgatcgaatcggaccggcctttcttcttcctttttcttctccccacGCGCGTCTCGAccttcctctccctctcttccgtTTTCACTCTCCTCCCACCCTAGCCCGTCGGCCAGCCGCCTCCTGCCCGACCCTCGGCGCACCTCCCAGCTGACTCGCGGCCACGGCAATCGTCGCACGAAGAGACGCGACGCACCGCGTCTTCCGGCGAAGTCGGTAattggtcttgtgtctaaactcatataCTCTTCAAGAGCTTTCCATTGACACCAagaacatcgaaatccattaagcggtttgtccaatttttgcctgggaagttttaacccattttgacttttgggctagatttctcgcaaaccgtgaaccccacgagaaaaccgagagtaccagagcgctccactcgtctagagcttcgcggcaatataaatttcgaaatttttctacaccgtttttcgatgggtcccacgaaacttcgcagtattttttcgagcattaaatgagcttagtgtaagtatcttcaattcgcagaaattcgacagttgtccaggtctgtgaatttccggccagacagaccggctaccggaAAAGTTTCGGAAttagatcgaggttttggctaccccaccattgtcagacgtcccgagcccgtccccgaagtcggaatcaacataggtaaacccgaaccttacttttttgtagttttttagtgcttaaatgagattaaaaatccataaaatattcgtggtagctcagaaaattatgattctttttgcattagcctagtaatattgctaaggaccgcgggacaaagttttagaatttttagagttcacttgggtagtttttgcaaaaagagtcaattataaggactaaattgaaattttatatattgtgatggatgactgttttgatggacccaggaggggctgtgtgatgtgattgagttgtgagtgtatgatttgtgaatatagaagtgcgttttgagcccttttgcaggttgggtaggtcctaggtataggagagactctgccggattttcggcacgacttatgacgtatttggtcttttcttagcttgtattaagtcaaatttattaaatgattgtaataaaattgtcagatgagccgggacaaccttcttcctacgcccagccgccacagtgaccgctgtcaagtatgtgagtaaaatattaattttaattgtaatttcaatattattatatgtttaagcatgcccatgcatcacttatatgtatgtatctaagtAGTTAAACTCTATGCACGTTTTAtgctgcattcataactgttaaagtgccatggatgttgttgtggtaatttagtgcagtgtgcgtgcgttggtgtgcgtgtgatgtggtgttgactatgaataggacgggtagacacggcttgagatcttcgctgacactcggtcctttggggtagacacggcttgagttcttcactgggaccccgatttggttattaagtggaagtccgaactgagttcttcgctggcacaggttagattaagagagctgtataggggatcagctcccatatatgtattgtttgacattatcgggtgtgtgagtgctccaaattacctttttgctgttatgatatgaaaatattactgatgttgcatttcactctacagggtgcattaattttagatagttatagagattatggttaaaattgatattttactctttgagtcgaacgctcactcctgttcaatatttttccaggccacaggaggatatttttgaggttaacctgcttttctccctcgcaggtcgtctattcatgtttgtgtaattctataaacttttagaattttcgcatgtgttagaaatatttatttgaattgggtctgtaatataaaattattattttagacctgtaaacttattattttatgcatgttgatggactggatgagggagctgagctcccatttatttttatgttgtatgagtatgtggagggtgagctgagctccccaattgatatatattgtgtttacaggtcgggtgagtcaaaaactccccgttgaaaggtccattttatggtcggactctgtccggttgaattcttgaaattaggctcaaatgggtcttagagttgggttaaggaatagttaggcttactacgggccttggggatttaggctggcccaggtcctagtgccggtcaggcacataggttgggtcgtgacaatatgaTTAAACAAGCTCgaacttaatttttaaattcgtcaaatttaaatttattaattttaagttcATTTAGACTTACGAATTGACTTATTTATAAGTTTGTGAATTAGCATTTTTATAGGCTTATGAATTAACTCGTCTATAGATTCGTGAATGAActcatttaaatattaatatattaattttattataaattaagttataaataatataattatagaaataaaagtataattaGATCATATaactatactcaactcaactaaatctttatccaaaaaatttggaataggctatatgaattctctttctccgctttaaacgattttgggttaaatcctccgaaatgtgtaatgcttctaggtcatgttgtactactccccttcaagtcagtttaggtctaccccttcttttctttctaacatctaacctaatgtgctctacttgtctaactggagcctccatatgtttacgcttcacatgatcaaatcatctcaatttcttttctctcaacttatcctcaattagcaccatttttacattttctctaatactctcattacgaactttatctagtctagtatgaccactcatccatctTAGATCATATAACTATATAAGATATAATTATGAttattgtaatttaattaattagtgttaTTATAAGTGTTAATTTGATTATTATGATTTATTGATCTATTATCAAATGAATTTTaggtaataattaataatatatatatatataataatttaactaattaaatttgaTGAATTGAGATTGAGTTTAAAAATTTGATAAATAAGTTAAATACGAATTTAGCTTACAAGTTTGATAAATAAGTTAAATGCgaataaatttaaaatgagttCCAAAGTAGCCAATCAAATTTACACTCCAATTTAAAATCTATGTAATTTTGCATATCTACATAACTGAATACAAGTAGCACAGCTTAGAGATATATGCATGGTTTTTCTAGTGGAATCAATGCTTGGTATTCCATCCCACATTATTGCAGATATGGATTCATAGATTTAGTTACATTGTGTTTTTCCTTAATTTTGATGGTCATATCTGTTAGGTACACATATATTCTCAGTTTCCAAACAGTACCAGAATAGttggatggcatttcttgaacaTCTCACCGCTTTGAATGGCTGAGGCAGGGTTAGAAAGCGACAAACGCAAGTGGACGACAAAACTACCTTTTACGTTGGCCAGCATTGTCGATAATGTAACTGGCACTGCAAGCTTCTTTGGAATGTTTCTAGTTTGCTTATGGTTGAAGGCTTTGATTTCAAAGGAATGAAATGAATGCCCCACTCCAGCCCAGCGCAGGGTGAGCAATGCCCATTTATTGGGTGCCACGTGTGTCCCTTCAATCATTTGCTGCGGTGCTGGTTGGTTGCATTGCTTGGTccaaagtcttttttttttccaacGATCCGAAGTCTCTTTGAGTGGTGTTATGCTTATTTTATACAAAACTTGAAATGGACAGtccatattttataatattaatcagACAACCTAACGATTCTATGCTAGGTTGTGCTCTGTATTTTtatagttctttttttttttgacttaGCATTGTTGGGTATGGCCAAAACATGATTTTA encodes:
- the LOC110632962 gene encoding uncharacterized protein LOC110632962 isoform X1 — its product is MEKMQSPCPKEAYQECLNGCCPNPLLGFPEPQKKMGKTRSTAATCRRNFAATATSCIFPNTQFTNPESLPSLQESFAEFSKAYPQYIETHQVDKIREQEYYHLSLSHHTCLDYIGIGLFSYFQLQKHDSRKQIVSSSHHSPPPNSHFPFFSVSYKTGNLKTQLLHGGQESEIESAIKKRIMSFLNISENDYCMVFTANRTSAFKLVAESYPFHSSQKLLTVYDYESEAIETMINCSQKKGAKVMSAEFSWPRLRIHSPKLRKMIMRKRKKKKKRGLFVFPLHSRVTGARYPYLWMSIAQENDWHILIDACALGPKDMDSFGLSLIRPDFLICSFYKIFGENPSGFGCLFVKKSTAPLLEDSTTTGMISLVPAKKLFWFLDESSGPMSSPKTCSEKLEQGETSESQTAVKTGKQKASETSETETAGTAAEHEVSESPASKSQTIGIAARQKEPETSEIVELVKPAKVIQQETAKPRKNGTMEVECRGLDQVDLLGLTQISNRARCLINWLVNALMKLKHPNTEEIPVIRIYGPKIKFDRGPALAFNVFDWKGEKVEAPLVQKLADRSNISLSYGFLHQISFSGKYEEEKAKVLERRTCGVKGKLTNKSKERANVGITVVTVALGFLANFEDAYMLWAFIAQFLDADFVEKAKWRYTALNQKTVEV
- the LOC110632962 gene encoding uncharacterized protein LOC110632962 isoform X2; this translates as MEKMQSPCPKEAYQECLNGCCPNPLLGFPEPQKKMGKTRSTAATCRRNFAATATSCIFPNTQFTNPESLPSLQESFAEFSKAYPQYIETHQVDKIREQEYYHLSLSHHTCLDYIGIGLFSYFQLQKHDSRKQIVSSSHHSPPPNSHFPFFSVSYKTGNLKTQLLHGGQESEIESAIKKRIMSFLNISENDYCMVFTANRTSAFKLVAESYPFHSSQKLLTVYDYESEAIETMINCSQKKGAKVMSAEFSWPRLRIHSPKLRKMIMRKRKKKKKRGLFVFPLHSRVTGARYPYLWMSIAQENDWHILIDACALGPKDMDSFGLSLIRPDFLICSFYKIFGENPSGFGCLFVKKSTAPLLEDSTTTGMISLVPAKKLFWFLDESSGTDAELEQMSKCVLEEDELDSSNSFSGPMSSPKTCSEKLEQGETSESQTAVKTGKQKASETSETETAGTAAEHEVSESPASKSQTIGIAARQKEPETSEIVELVKPAKVIQQETAKPRKNGTMEVECRGLDQVDLLGLTQISNRARCLINWLVNALMKLKHPNTEEIPVIRIYGPKIKFDRGPALAFNVFDWKGEKVEAPLVQKLADRSNISLSYGFLHQISFSGKYEEEKAKVLERRTCGVKGKLTNKSKERANVGITVVTVALGFLANFEDAYMLWAFIAQFLDADFVEKAKWRYTALNQKTVEV